GCGGTTTCTTCTGCCAGTAGTCGCGCAGAAATTCCCGGGCGCTGATACCGCCCAGGATTTGAAGTGGAATATCAGAAGTCATGCGTAACACCTTGCTCTATATACAGAGCTGAAAATAAAAACGCCCGGCACAGCCGGGCGTGCATACATGGGCGCACTCAGATGCGCTTGGCCTGGGCAACGGCGTTGCCGATGTAGTTGGCCGGCGTCAATTTGCGTAGTTCTGCCTTCGCTGCGTCTGGAATATCCAGACCGTCGATGAAAGTCTGCAGGGCTTCGGGGGTAATGCCTTTGCCGCGAGTCAGGTCCTTCAGCTTTTCGTAGGCGTTTTCCACCGCGTAGCGGCGCATCACGGTCTGTACCGGTTCGGCCAGCACTTCCCAGCAATTGTCCAGGTCCTCGGCGATGCGTGCGACATTGAGCTCCAGCTTGCCGATACCCTTGAGGCTCGCTTCGTAGGCAATGACGCTATGGGCAAAGCCGACGCCAAGGTTGCGCAGCACGGTGGAGTCGGTCAGGTCGCGCTGCCAGCGGGAGATCGGCAGCTTGCTGGCTAGGTGCTGGAACAGTGCGTTGGCGATGCCGAGGTTGCCTTCGGAGTTCTCGAAGTCGATCGGATTGACCTTGTGCGGCATGGTCGAGGAGCCGATCTCGCCGGCGACGGTCTTCTGCTTGAAGTAGCCGAGGGAGATGTAGCCCCAGACGTCGCGGTCGAAGTCGATCAGGATGGTGTTGAAGCGCGCGATGGCGTCGAACAGCTCGGCGATGTAGTCGTGCGGCTCGATCTGGGTGGTGTAGGGGTTCCAGGCCAGGCCGAGATCGCCTTCGATGAATTCGCGGGCGTTGGCTTCCCAGTCGATCTCCGGATAGGCGCTCAGGTGAGCGTTGTAGTTGCCCACGGCGCCGTTGATCTTGCCCAGCAGCGGAACGGCGGCGACCTGGGCGATCTGGCGCTCCAGACGGTACACCACGTTCGCCAGCTCCTTGCCGAGCGTTGTCGGCGACGCCGGCTGGCCATGCGTACGCGAGAGCATCGGTACGTCAGCGAATTGCACGGCCAGGGCGCGAATCGATTCGGCCAGCTGGCGCATCAGCGGCAGCAGCACGCTGTCGCGGCCTTCACGCAGCATCAGCGCGTGGGACAGGTTGTTGATGTCCTCGCTGGTGCAGGCGAAATGGATGAATTCGTTGACCTTGGCCAATTCCGGCAGCTGCTTGGCCTGCTCCTTGAGCAGGTACTCCACGGCTTTGACGTCATGGTTGGTGGTGCGCTCGAATTCCTTCACGCGCTCGGCGTGCTCCAGCTGGAAGTTCTCGGCCAGCTGATCCAGCACCGAGTTGGCTTCGGCGGAGAAGGGGGCGACTTCCGGAATGCCTGGGTGGGCTGCCAGGCGCTGGAGCCAGCGGACTTCGACCTGGACGCGGCAACGAATCAGGCCGAATTCGCTGAAGATCGGGCGCAAGGCGCTGGTTTTGCCGGCGTAGCGGCCATCGACGGGGGAAACCGCCGTGAGCGAGGAAAGCTGCATAGAGGGCATTCTCGGACAGTCAGGCAACGAAAAGAGGGCGCAGATTATACACGAATGGGCCGAGTGGGCCCGGTACATTCGCCGCCGCTAGTGGTCTTCGCCCTGAGTCGAGCGCAGCCTTGGGTAGAGCGCATCGAGCAGCTTGCGGCGGCTGAAGATCATTTGCCAACGGTGCCCGCCCAGCTGGCGCCACAGGCGTGCCGAGCGAATTCCGGAGAGCAGCAGGGCGCGAATCTTGGCTGCGTTATCCGTCTGCTGCAGGTGCCGCATGTCGCCTTGAACCTGAATGCGCTGGCGGAAAGTGCTCAGGGTGTCCTGGTACAACCCGCCGAACGAGGCCACGACATTCTCATGGGTGATGCCGAAGTGCTCGACCTGCTGCTGAATTTGATCCAGCCGGCTGCCGATGACCTGCAGCATGTCGTCGCGCTTGTCCAGCTGGCGCTCCAGACCGATCATCGCCAGTGCGTAGCGCAACGGTTCGCGCTGCAGCGCGCTGCTGTCGCGCTCCAGGGCGCCTACGAGCGCGCGATAGCCGTCACGCAGATTGAGGTCGTCTCCGCCGTAGATTTCCAGCGTAGTTTCCGGATTGCGGGCCAGCAGGCTGCCCAGCATGCAGCCGAGCGAGGCGTTCGGAACCTGGCCGGTGCGAGCGATGCGGTCCACCAACGTTGCTGATTCGAACACTGCGCCGAGTGCGATCAGCTGTTCGTCGAGCGTATTCATGCTCTGCCCTCGAACCAGGGTTCGGCCTGCTCGATCACACCGCCGCCCAGGCAGATTTCGCCGTCGTAGAACACGACCGACTGGCCCGGTGTCACCGCTCGTTGTGGCGCTTCGAACACGGCACGATAACCATCTGCCGTCTTTTCCAGCGTGCAGGCCTGATCGCTCTGGCGATAGCGGACCTTGGCGGTCAGCTTGAGCGGTGCGTTGAGGTCGACGGGGTTCACCCAGTAGATTTCCGACGCCAGCAGCGCGCGGGAGAACAGCCACGGATGATCGTTGCCCTGGCCGACCACCAGCACGTTGCGCTGCAGGTCCTTGCTCAGCACGTACCAGGGCTCGTCGGAAGCATCCTTGAGGCCGCCTATGCCCAGGCCCTGGCGTTGACCGATGGTGTGATACATCAAGCCGTGATGACGACCGATCACTTCACCATCGATGGTTTCGATATTGCCGGGCTGGGCCGGAAGGTATTGCTTGAGAAAGTCGCTGAAGCGTCTTTCGCCGATGAAGCAGATCCCGGTGGAATCCTTTTTCTTCGCCGTGGCAAGCCCGTACTTCTCGGCGATCGCCCGCACTTCGGGCTTTTCCAGCTCGCCGACAGGAAACAGCGTCTTGCTCAGCTGCTCGCCACCAACCGCATGCAGGAAATAGCTCTGGTCCTTGTTCGGGTCCAGCCCTTTGAGCAGCTCGCTGCGATCGTCCACGTCGCGCCGGCGCACGTAATGGCCGGTCGCGATGAGATCTGCCCCCAGCATCAATGCGTAGTCGAGAAAGGCCTTGAACTTGATCTCCCGGTTGCAAAGGATGTCCGGGTTCGGCGTGCGCCCCGCCTTGTATTCGGCGAGGAAATGCTCGAAGACGTTGTCCCAGTATTCAGCTGCGAAGTTTGCCGTATGCAGCTTGATGCCGATCCGATCGCACACTGCCTGAGCGTCGGCCAGATCTTCCTTGGCGGTGCAGTATTCCGTGCCGTCGTCCTCTTCCCAGTTCTTCATGAACAGGCCTTCGACCTGATAACCCTGCTCGAGCAGCAGGAGGGCGGAAACGGAAGAGTCCACTCCACCGGACATGCCGACGATGACACGTGTTTTTTCCGGGGCGGTGAGGGTGGTTACAGACATAGGAACACGCTGAGGCTCTGCAAAGGGGCGGATTCTATCAGGCTGCAGCAGGCATGACGAAGCCGCGTTCAGTTGCGAATCACGTCAAGCGAATGCAGCGGCCCGGCCAGATAATCATCGATGCAGCGTGGCACCAGTTCGCTGCGCCAGCGTTCAGGTTGCGCCTCCAGCTCGTCGCGGCTCAGCCACCGAGCGGCGACAATGCCCTCGTCGAGCTGACGCTGCGGATCATGCTGCAGGGGCATGGCGGCGAAGCACACGCGCTGATAGGTCACACCATTGCTGGGCGCGGTGTACAGATAAATTCCCACGACGCCAATGAGTTCGACGTCCCAGCCGGTTTCTTCGAGGGTTTCCCGTACTGCCGCCTGGCGCAGATTTTCATTGGCTTCGAGATGCCCGGCAGGCTGATTGAGGACGAGACGGCCCGCCTTGAGTTCTTCTACCAATAGAAAGCGTCCTTGGTCCTCGATAACGGTCGCGACGGTGATATGCGGTTGCCAGTCCATAAGAGCTGCCTTGTTTAAATGACGGGAATGATAACAGTCACCTCCGTTCAGAAAGCACGAACCCCGGCACCAGGCCGGGGTTCGTGGTAACGCTCAAGCGTTGACTCAGGCGTTCAGCGCGGCCAGGGCTGCGTTGAAGGTTGCGCTGGGGCGCATCACCTTGCTGGTCAGTTCCGGATTGGAGCGGTAGTAGCCACCGATATCCACCGGCTTGCCTTGCACCTCGGCCAGTTCGGCAACGATGGTTGCTTCCTGCTCGGTCAGTTGCTTGGCCAGCGGGGTGAAATGGGCCTTCAGTTCGGCGTCTTCGTCCTGAGCGGCCAGAGCTTGCGCCCAGTACAGCGCCAGGTAGAAGTGGCTGCCGCGGTTGTCGATCTGACCTACCTTGCGCGCCGGCGACTTGTTGTTGTCCAACAGTTTGCCGGTGGCCTGGTCAAGGGTCTTGCCGAGAATCTTGGCTTTGACGTTACCGGTCTTGATTCCTGTTTCTTCCAAGGACACTGCCAGAGCGAGGAACTCACCCAGGGAGTCCCAGCGCAGGTAGTTTTCCTCGATCAACTGCTGCACGTGCTTTGGTGCGGAACCGCCGGCACCGGTCTCGTACATGCCGCCGCCCGCCATCAGCGGAACGATGGAGAGCATCTTGGCCGAAGTGCCCAGTTCCATGATTGGGAACAGATCGGTCAGGTAGTCGCGCAGCACGTTGCCGGTCACCGAAATGGTGTCCTGGCCACGAATCATGCGCTCCATGCTGACACGGATGGCTTCGTTGTAGCCCATGATGCGGATGTCCAAGCCGCTCAGGTCGTGTTCCTTGAGGTAGGTTTCGACCTTGTTCTGCAGCTGACGATCATGAGCGCGTTCCGGGTCAAGCCAGAAGATCGCCGGAGTGTTCGACTGGCGGGCGCGGGTCACGGCCAGCTTGACCCAGTCGCGGATCGGGGCGTCCTTGGTCTGGCAAGCGCGCCAGATGTCGCCCTTCTCGACTTCGTGCTGCATCAGAACAGTGCCATCGGCCAGCACGACGCGCATGGTGCCGTCGGCCTGCATCTCGAAGGTCTTGTCGTGCGAGCCGTATTCCTCGGCTTTCTGTGCCATCAGGCCGACGTTCGGCACGCTGCCCATGGTGACCGGGTCGAAGGCACCGTTGGTTTTGCAGAAGTTGATCATTTCCTGGTAGATGCGGGCATAGGTGCTCTCCGGCATTACCGCTTTGGTGTCCTTCTGCTTGCCGTCCTTGCCCCACATCTGACCGGAGTTGCGGATCATCGCCGGCATCGAGGCGTCGACGATGACGTCGCTCGGGATGTGCAGGTTGGTGATGCCCTTGACCGAGTCGACCATCGCCATTTCAGGGCGGTGGCTGTAAACCTCATGGATGTCGTGCAGGATCTCTTCCTGCTGCGAGACCGGCAGCGACTTGATCTTGTCGTACACGCTGCTGATGCCGTTGTTCGGGTTGACGCCCAGTTCCTTGAACAGCTCGCCGTACTTGTCGAACACGTCCTTGTAGTAAACGCTGACCGCATGACCAAAGACGATCGGGTGAGAGATCTTCATCATGGTGGCCTTGACGTGCAGGGACCACATCACGCCGGTTTCCTTGCAGTCCTGCAGGGTGTCTTCGAAGAAGGCGCGCAGCTTGTTGCAGCTCATGAACATGCCGTCGAGCACTTCGCCTTCCTGCAGAGACAGCTGCTTCTTGACCTCGACCTGGCCGTCCTTGCCAACGAACTCGATGCGCACGTCACCGGCTTTTTCCATGGTGATCGACTGCTCGCTGGAGAAGAAGTCGCCGCCGCGCATGTAGTCGGCATGGGACTGCGAAGCCTTGCTCCACTTGCCCATCGAGTGTGGGTGCTTGCGGGCGTAGGCTTTCACGGCGGCCGGAGCGCGGCGGTCGGAGTTGCCTTCGCGCAGTACGGGGTTCACGGCGCTGCCGAGTACCTTGCCGTAGCGGGCGCGGGCATCCTTCTCCGCGTCGGTCTGCGGGTCTTCCGGGAAGTTGGGGATGTTGTAGCCCAGGGCTTGCAGTTCGGCGATGGCGGCCTTGAGTTGCGGCACGGAGGCGCTGATGTTGGGCAGCTTGATGATGTTGGCGTCGGGCTGAACGGTCAGCTCGGCAAGCTTGGCCAGGTCGTCGTCGACCTTCTTGTCGGCGTCGAGCTGGTCGGCAAAGCTCGCAAGAATGCGCCCTGCAAGAGAGATGTCGCGTGTTTCGACGGCTATGTCAGCGGAGGCGGAGAAGGCTTCTACAATAGGAAGAAGCGAATAGGTAGCCAGTGCTGGGGCTTCGTCGGTGAAGGTATAGATGATCTTCGAAGGGGTGGACATTTAGCGATAACTCTCTTCTTGCAGGGCGAGCACAGAATCCCGAGTGCGCCGGGTAGGCGCTCTGGCTCTCCGTCTAGGTGAAACCAGAAGGGGATTCGCCGCGGTGATGATGGATGCACCAATAGAGTGTCGAGCATTTGAACCGCCGAGCCGCGATAGCGACTCTGAGGTTTCAAGGGGCGAGACCTTGTACAAGACAGGTTCGCCCCTTATGACTTGTGAGTCATCCCGGCAGTATACCATCGAGCCAGCCTCGGGCAGAACGGCATTGCGCATACGACGAACGAACATGTAGTTTCAGGCAATTCGAGTGGGTTACCCTCAAAGATGATCGATGTCTAACCACGAAGACGGAGTCCAGCATGGGATACCAAAAGATCCAGGTGCCATCCAGCGGTGACAAAATTACCGTTAACGCCGACAACACCCTGAACGTCCCCGACAACCCGATCATTCCCTATATCGAAGGGGACGGCATTGGCGTCGACATCAGCCCGGTGATGATCAAGGTCGTGGATGCTGCCGTTCAGAAGGCCTATGGCGGGAAGCGCAAGATTGCCTGGATGGAAATCTACGCGGGCGAGAAGGCTACGCAGGTCTACGATCAGGACACTTGGTTGCCGAAGGAAACCCTCGAAGCTGTTCGCGATTACGTGGTGTCGATCAAGGGCCCCCTGACCACTCCGGTTGGCGGGGGCATTCGTTCCCTGAACGTTGCGCTGCGCCAGGAGCTTGATCTCTACGTCTGCCAGCGTCCGGTTCGCTGGTTCACCGGTGTGCCGAGCCCGGTCAAGAAGCCGGGCGACGTCGATATGGTGATCTTCCGGGAGAACTCCGAAGACATCTACGCCGGCGTCGAGTGGAAGGCAGGCTCCCCGGAGGCGGAGAAGGTCATCAAGTTCCTTACCGAGGAGATGGGTGTCAAGAAAATCCGCTTTACCGAGAACTGCGGTATTGGGGTCAAGCCAGTGTCACAGGAAGGCACCAAGCGTCTCGTTCGCAAGGCTTTGCAGTATGCCGTCGACAATGACCGCAGCTCGGTCACCATTGTCCACAAGGGCAACATCATGAAGTTCACCGAGGGTGCCTTCAAGGAGTGGGGCTACGAAGTGGCCCGCGACGAATTTGGCGCCGAGCTGCTGGATGGCGGCCCTTGGATGCAGTTCAAGAACCCTAACACCGGCAAGAACATCGTGGTCAAGGACGCCATCGCCGATGCCATGCTTCAGCAGATCCTGTTGCGCCCGGCCGAGTACGACGTCATCGCCACACTCAACCTGAACGGTGACTACCTGTCCGATGCGCTTGCCGCGGAGGTCGGCGGTATCGGTATTGCCCCGGGGGCAAACCTTTCCGACACCGTCGCCATGTTCGAAGCTACGCACGGTACCGCGCCGAAGTACGCCGGTCAGGACAAGGTCAATCCGGGTTCGCTGATCCTCTCGGCTGAGATGATGCTGCGCCATATGGGTTGGGTGGAAGCGGCAGACCTGATCATCAAGTCGACCGAGAGCGCTATCGCCGCCAAGACCGTCACCTACGACTTCGAGCGTCTGATGGAGGGCGCCCAGCTGATGTCCTGCTCGCAATTTGGCGACGCGATGATCAGCCACATGTAAGTGGCGTGGAATGAAAAAGGCCGATCAGATGATCGGCCTTTTTGTTTGGTTTCAGGACAAGTCAGGCATCTACTGTCGAGACGCCTTGGGCAGCGGCAGGGGTCGTCGCTTCGGACACGGCCTGCTGAGGCCTGATGTCGGTTGCATGAAGGCCTTTCGGACCCTGCAGGATGTTGAACATGACCGCTTGCCCAGCTTTCAGAGTTCGATAGCCTTCCATCTGGATGGCCGAGTAGTGGGCGAACAGGTCCTCATCGCCGCCGTCTGCTACGATGAAGCCGTAGCCTTTGGCGTTGTTGAACCACTTGACCTTACCGCTTAGCATGCTGTTATCCCTCTGCAAAGGAGTCCATTACTGGAGTAACATCCATTTCATTCCGCGCTTATGCAGCCCGAGGCCTCATGTTGCGCAACCCGTTTGCCCTTGTAGGCACATACTGTTTGTATCACCGTTTTGCCGATAGTCAAGGCGACTCGTCAGCTGGCTGCGAAGCTGTCCATATTTATCTGGCCCCAGCGCCACGACTTAGAACCGTTATGCGCATGCATGCATTTGCTCAGATTCGACTAACATTCAATCAGGACCGGCCCCAGCGGGACGAAGACGACGCGTCTGGTCTCGCTGTTCAGGAGGCCAAGCCGGAATTAAAGGCACCACCGATGTATAAAGTTGTCATGTTCAATGACGACTACACACCGATGGATTTTGTCGTCGAGGTGCTGGAAGGCATTTTCAATCACAGCAGGGAGCAGGCCACCAAGATCATGCTGGCCGTCCATACCGAGGGGCAGGCCGTCTGCGGGCTCTATACGCGCGACGTAGCCGAAACCAAAGCGATGCAAGTGAATCAATATGCAAGGGAATGCCAGCACCCGCTGCTCTGTGAGATCGAGAAGGACGGTTAACTCCGACTGCTGGAGAAGAGGTGAAAGCTATGTTGAACCGTGAGCTCGAAGTCACTCTGAATCTGGCTTTCAAAGAGGCGCGTACCAAACGTCATGAGTTCATGACGGTTGAACACCTCCTGTTGGCCCTACTGGACAATGAAGCTGCAGCGACCGTGCTGCGGGCCTGTGGTGCCAGCTTGGACAAGCTACGCCACGATCTGCAGGAATTCATTGATTCCACCACTCCACTTATTCCTCAGCACGATGAAGAGCGTGAAACCCAGCCTACGCTTGGCTTCCAGCGTGTTCTGCAGCGTGCCGTATTCCACGTGCAGAGTTCTGGCAAGCGGGAGGTGACCGGTGCAAACGTGCTGGTCGCGATTTTCAGCGAGCAGGAGAGTCAGGCCGTATTCCTCCTCAAGCAGCAGAACGTCGCGCGTATCGATGTCGTCAACTACATCGCGCACGGTATTTCTAAGGTGCCTGGTAATGCCGGCAGTCCGGAAAACGACGCGGAAATGCAGGACGAGGACGGTAGTGAGCCGGGTTCGTCCGGCAATCCTCTGGATGCTTATGCGAGCAATCTGAATGAGTTGGCGCGCCAAGGGCGGATCGATCCGCTGGTGGGGCGTGAGAATGAAGTCGAACGTGTCGCGCAGATTCTCGCGCGCCGGCGCAAGAACAACCCGCTTTTGGTAGGTGAGGCAGGTGTCGGTAAGACAGCTATCGCTGAAGGCCTGGCGAAACGCATCGTGGATAACCAGGTCCCGGACCTGCTAGCTGATAGCGTCGTCTACTCGCTGGATCTGGGCGCGCTGCTGGCGGGCACGAAGTACCGGGGCGATTTCGAGAAGCGCTTCAAGGCGCTGCTCGGCGAGTTGCGCAAGCGGCCGCACGCCATTCTGTTTATCGATGAGATTCACACGATCATCGGCGCTGGCGCTGCCTCGGGTGGCGTAATGGATGCGTCCAATCTGCTCAAGCCCTTGCTCTCTTCCGGTGAAATCCGCTGCATCGGCTCCACGACTTTCCAGGAATTCCGTGGGATTTTCGAGAAGGATCGCGCGCTTGCGCGGCGCTTCCAGAAAGTCGATGTCACCGAGCCGTCGGTCGAGGACACGATCGGCATTCTGCGCGGCCTGAAGGGACGTTTCGAGCAGCATCACAACATCGAATACAGCGATGAGGCACTTCGTGCCGCAGCAGAATTGGCCTCGCGCTACATCAACGATCGGCATATGCCTGACAAGGCCATTGACGTGATCGATGAGGCGGGCGCCTATCAGCGCCTGCAGCCGGAAGAGCAGCGGGTGAAGTGCATCGATGTCGAACAGGTTGAAGACATCGTGGCGAAGATTGCGCGGATTCCTCCTAAGCACGTCAGCAGCTCGGACAAGGAGCTGCTGCGTAACCTCGAGCGCGATCTGAAGCTCACGGTGTTTGGCCAGGATGATGCGATCGACTCGCTGGCGACAGCCATCAAGCTTTCACGGGCTGGGCTGAAGGCTCCGGACAAGCCGGTCGGATCGTTCCTCTTTGCCGGGCCTACCGGTGTG
This DNA window, taken from Pseudomonas sp. FeN3W, encodes the following:
- the icd gene encoding NADP-dependent isocitrate dehydrogenase; the encoded protein is MGYQKIQVPSSGDKITVNADNTLNVPDNPIIPYIEGDGIGVDISPVMIKVVDAAVQKAYGGKRKIAWMEIYAGEKATQVYDQDTWLPKETLEAVRDYVVSIKGPLTTPVGGGIRSLNVALRQELDLYVCQRPVRWFTGVPSPVKKPGDVDMVIFRENSEDIYAGVEWKAGSPEAEKVIKFLTEEMGVKKIRFTENCGIGVKPVSQEGTKRLVRKALQYAVDNDRSSVTIVHKGNIMKFTEGAFKEWGYEVARDEFGAELLDGGPWMQFKNPNTGKNIVVKDAIADAMLQQILLRPAEYDVIATLNLNGDYLSDALAAEVGGIGIAPGANLSDTVAMFEATHGTAPKYAGQDKVNPGSLILSAEMMLRHMGWVEAADLIIKSTESAIAAKTVTYDFERLMEGAQLMSCSQFGDAMISHM
- a CDS encoding NUDIX hydrolase translates to MDWQPHITVATVIEDQGRFLLVEELKAGRLVLNQPAGHLEANENLRQAAVRETLEETGWDVELIGVVGIYLYTAPSNGVTYQRVCFAAMPLQHDPQRQLDEGIVAARWLSRDELEAQPERWRSELVPRCIDDYLAGPLHSLDVIRN
- the cspD gene encoding cold shock domain-containing protein CspD, encoding MLSGKVKWFNNAKGYGFIVADGGDEDLFAHYSAIQMEGYRTLKAGQAVMFNILQGPKGLHATDIRPQQAVSEATTPAAAQGVSTVDA
- the purB gene encoding adenylosuccinate lyase, giving the protein MQLSSLTAVSPVDGRYAGKTSALRPIFSEFGLIRCRVQVEVRWLQRLAAHPGIPEVAPFSAEANSVLDQLAENFQLEHAERVKEFERTTNHDVKAVEYLLKEQAKQLPELAKVNEFIHFACTSEDINNLSHALMLREGRDSVLLPLMRQLAESIRALAVQFADVPMLSRTHGQPASPTTLGKELANVVYRLERQIAQVAAVPLLGKINGAVGNYNAHLSAYPEIDWEANAREFIEGDLGLAWNPYTTQIEPHDYIAELFDAIARFNTILIDFDRDVWGYISLGYFKQKTVAGEIGSSTMPHKVNPIDFENSEGNLGIANALFQHLASKLPISRWQRDLTDSTVLRNLGVGFAHSVIAYEASLKGIGKLELNVARIAEDLDNCWEVLAEPVQTVMRRYAVENAYEKLKDLTRGKGITPEALQTFIDGLDIPDAAKAELRKLTPANYIGNAVAQAKRI
- the clpS gene encoding ATP-dependent Clp protease adapter ClpS, which translates into the protein MHAFAQIRLTFNQDRPQRDEDDASGLAVQEAKPELKAPPMYKVVMFNDDYTPMDFVVEVLEGIFNHSREQATKIMLAVHTEGQAVCGLYTRDVAETKAMQVNQYARECQHPLLCEIEKDG
- the mnmA gene encoding tRNA 2-thiouridine(34) synthase MnmA, whose amino-acid sequence is MSVTTLTAPEKTRVIVGMSGGVDSSVSALLLLEQGYQVEGLFMKNWEEDDGTEYCTAKEDLADAQAVCDRIGIKLHTANFAAEYWDNVFEHFLAEYKAGRTPNPDILCNREIKFKAFLDYALMLGADLIATGHYVRRRDVDDRSELLKGLDPNKDQSYFLHAVGGEQLSKTLFPVGELEKPEVRAIAEKYGLATAKKKDSTGICFIGERRFSDFLKQYLPAQPGNIETIDGEVIGRHHGLMYHTIGQRQGLGIGGLKDASDEPWYVLSKDLQRNVLVVGQGNDHPWLFSRALLASEIYWVNPVDLNAPLKLTAKVRYRQSDQACTLEKTADGYRAVFEAPQRAVTPGQSVVFYDGEICLGGGVIEQAEPWFEGRA
- a CDS encoding NADP-dependent isocitrate dehydrogenase: MSTPSKIIYTFTDEAPALATYSLLPIVEAFSASADIAVETRDISLAGRILASFADQLDADKKVDDDLAKLAELTVQPDANIIKLPNISASVPQLKAAIAELQALGYNIPNFPEDPQTDAEKDARARYGKVLGSAVNPVLREGNSDRRAPAAVKAYARKHPHSMGKWSKASQSHADYMRGGDFFSSEQSITMEKAGDVRIEFVGKDGQVEVKKQLSLQEGEVLDGMFMSCNKLRAFFEDTLQDCKETGVMWSLHVKATMMKISHPIVFGHAVSVYYKDVFDKYGELFKELGVNPNNGISSVYDKIKSLPVSQQEEILHDIHEVYSHRPEMAMVDSVKGITNLHIPSDVIVDASMPAMIRNSGQMWGKDGKQKDTKAVMPESTYARIYQEMINFCKTNGAFDPVTMGSVPNVGLMAQKAEEYGSHDKTFEMQADGTMRVVLADGTVLMQHEVEKGDIWRACQTKDAPIRDWVKLAVTRARQSNTPAIFWLDPERAHDRQLQNKVETYLKEHDLSGLDIRIMGYNEAIRVSMERMIRGQDTISVTGNVLRDYLTDLFPIMELGTSAKMLSIVPLMAGGGMYETGAGGSAPKHVQQLIEENYLRWDSLGEFLALAVSLEETGIKTGNVKAKILGKTLDQATGKLLDNNKSPARKVGQIDNRGSHFYLALYWAQALAAQDEDAELKAHFTPLAKQLTEQEATIVAELAEVQGKPVDIGGYYRSNPELTSKVMRPSATFNAALAALNA
- the clpA gene encoding ATP-dependent Clp protease ATP-binding subunit ClpA, with the translated sequence MLNRELEVTLNLAFKEARTKRHEFMTVEHLLLALLDNEAAATVLRACGASLDKLRHDLQEFIDSTTPLIPQHDEERETQPTLGFQRVLQRAVFHVQSSGKREVTGANVLVAIFSEQESQAVFLLKQQNVARIDVVNYIAHGISKVPGNAGSPENDAEMQDEDGSEPGSSGNPLDAYASNLNELARQGRIDPLVGRENEVERVAQILARRRKNNPLLVGEAGVGKTAIAEGLAKRIVDNQVPDLLADSVVYSLDLGALLAGTKYRGDFEKRFKALLGELRKRPHAILFIDEIHTIIGAGAASGGVMDASNLLKPLLSSGEIRCIGSTTFQEFRGIFEKDRALARRFQKVDVTEPSVEDTIGILRGLKGRFEQHHNIEYSDEALRAAAELASRYINDRHMPDKAIDVIDEAGAYQRLQPEEQRVKCIDVEQVEDIVAKIARIPPKHVSSSDKELLRNLERDLKLTVFGQDDAIDSLATAIKLSRAGLKAPDKPVGSFLFAGPTGVGKTEAARQLARALGVELIRFDMSEYMERHTVSRLIGAPPGYVGFDQGGLLTEAITKQPHCVLLLDEIEKAHPEVFNLLLQVMDHGTLTDNNGRKADFRNVIIIMTTNAGAETAARASIGFTLQDHASDAMEVIKKSFTPEFRNRLDTIIQFGRLSHEVIKSIVDKFLIELQAQLEDKHVTLEVSDAARSWLAEHGYDAQMGARPMARLIQDKIKRPLAEEILFGELAEHGGVVHIDIRGGEPFFEFETTAELA
- the hflD gene encoding high frequency lysogenization protein HflD; this translates as MNTLDEQLIALGAVFESATLVDRIARTGQVPNASLGCMLGSLLARNPETTLEIYGGDDLNLRDGYRALVGALERDSSALQREPLRYALAMIGLERQLDKRDDMLQVIGSRLDQIQQQVEHFGITHENVVASFGGLYQDTLSTFRQRIQVQGDMRHLQQTDNAAKIRALLLSGIRSARLWRQLGGHRWQMIFSRRKLLDALYPRLRSTQGEDH